gcttttttaatttggattttcttggctttgtgtatggttttgcttttctgggtttctactgttattatttttggttgggttttagtttttggttttgcttatttttcaatattttaatttttatcttagctttctttcttccctttatttCTCCCCAAACCCCTTAGGTAGCATTTATACTTTGTTACCTCAATTGGACTCTGGGAGTCAACAGAAGTCAGAAAAGCTCAGATCCAAGCCCGCATTCTCTGACATGGAGAATTTTCATGCTCAATATGTGATGCTAGAGACTCTTGGCCATGGAGGCTGTGCCAAGGTGAACCTGGCCCGGCACCGCCTCACAGGCACCCACGTGGCTGTCAAAATGTTTCAAAAGAGGAAGTATTGGTGCAACCTTCTCATGTCTGAGATACAGTTAATGATGATGGCAGATCATCCGAATATCATCTCTCTCCTTCAAGTCATTGAGACCAAGAAGAATTTATACCTCATTATGGAGTTGTGCGAGGGCAAAACACTTTACCAACACATCCGAAAAGCTGGTTACCTGCAGGAAGATGAAGCACGCAAATTATTCAAGCAGCTCTTAAGTGCTATGAACTACTGCCACAACCAGGGTATAGTTCACAGGGACCTGAAACCGGACAATATTATGGTAGAAGAAGTTGGGAAAGTGAAGATCATTGATTTTGGACTTGGCACCCACGTGAAGTCAGGGCAAAAACTCAACTTATACTGTGGGACTTACCCATTTAGTGCTCCTGAGGTGCTCCTTAAAAGACCCTATGATGGGCCCAAGATCGATGTATGGACTCTTGGAGTTGTGCTGTATTTTATGGTGACTGGAAAGATCCCATTTAATGCAGCCAGCAAACAAAAGCTGCTAAAGAGAATTGTTGCAAGAAAGTATTCTTTTCCCTCTAGACTGTCAGTAGAGCTGCGAGNNNNNNNNNNNNNNNNNNNNNNNNNNNNNNNNNNNNNNNNNNNNNNNNNNNNNNNNNNNNNNNNNNNNNNNNNNNNNNNNNNNNNNNNNNNNNNNNNNNNNNNNNNNNNNNNNNNNNNNNNNNNNNNNNNNNNNNNNNNNNNNNNNNNNNNNNNNNNNNNNNNNNNTCTTATTGTCTACTGAAAAAACAGATTCTTAGGCAATGTGACAGGCCAACCCGGGCTTGGCCTGTGAATCCATCGGTgaccccattcccttcccttgtTGATACTGCTACTTTCCATCTCAGACTTCGGAGGAGTGAGActaaacccagatgtccctggtcATCCACCAATAGGCAAGTGTCTGTCTGCTGCAAGAGTACTAGtaggaaaagagacagaagagtcagTTGGCCCGGTGGTCTCCCCAGGCCACTCCACACAACACCCACAATGgaccacacacatacccatactaGGAGTGTACCCTGCATTTACTCAATGTTTTGCAGAATCCCCCCAAAGAGCAGCGATGAGAGTACAGAAGGCCACacctcagcctcagcagcagaTAAGCCTGTCCACAGCAGGGGCTGGCCCAGAGGCATCAGGGGGTGGACAAGGAAGATAGGAAATGCGATGAGGAAGCTCTGTTGCTGTATCCCATCAAAAAAGACATCTCACGTGGGGCAGAACAGAGTCTCCCCCCAAAAATAAGACACAGGAAGAGTGTCAGGAAAACAAGCATCCGGCACAGCCCAGGTACATTtctgtatatgcatgtatctatgttaCTCATATCTGAGTCAACTGGCAGAttatacttatgtatatgtgGGGAAGCTAGGTCTAGACACCGTGGGATGATGGTTAAATGGAACCTGCCAATAGGTCTAGCATCCCAGAAGGTATCTCCCGTATGTACCCTGCACGTTGAACAAGGAGGAGAACTGACCATGCTAGGGGGAGGaagtgggagaaggaggaggaggagatgctgagggaggagagggtggtATGTGGTGGGAGCTAGGAGATGGGGGGAAGAGGTTCAGACACGAGGAGGTAACTTGGGGGAACAGTGTGAAACAGGGTAACCACAGTTGGAGAGATGCCCTGTGCAGCTGAGGTTCTCAGCATCCCTCTCACGTGTGCTGTTGCCTTTTAGAAGATCACCAGAGGATGTCGGATGCTATGATTCTACAGTTATAGTATTGGAAAGGACCCATGTATAGACATGGACCTGCAAAAGGGAAACTTGTGGAAAGGCATCATGTTCTGGGTTCAGCGTGCATCACTCAGAGCCCCGAGTCCAACCAAGTAGGAAGAAAGCAAATGATGAAATCCCAGATGGCCTCTGGGATCACCATCAGAGCAGGGGCTGAAAGCCTGTGCAAAGCTGGTAGAGACAGAAGCCCTTCTGCCTACCCAGGGTCATAATCAGACTCCTCCTCTGAGAATAAAATACATGTTTGTGAAAGATGACCTcggagattttcctgcctcttctttACATAGGATAATTGTTCCTGTGGTGTTCAAAAGCCCCAGGAAGAATAACTTCGCACCCCAAGCCACCAGATCATTAAAAGTGCCTTGAAGGGACCAAACTTTCAGGTGCCTGAAGTGGGGAAGTGTGAAGCTGGGTGTGGACTTTGGGTCCTTCTCGACCCAGCAGCATGATCAGAAGGACTAGAGAGAACATTAGATACTATCAGCTTAACCCACTTCCACAGAGGCAAGCACGGTAACCCTGTGAATTCCTGCAGATTCGGCGTGAGTTGTAAGATCAGACAGTCTGGAGTTAGCTAAATATCAGTGTCTCTTGGCCTCAAGGGAGAAGGGAGTTTGGATTCCAGCCCTGGCCTAGTCCTGTAATAAACACCTAGTACCCCTCAAACGCAGACAGCAAGGTCTACATGATGTTCACAGCTCCCCTGGCCTGAAACCGTCCTGTGATTGATACTACAAAACAGGAAGCAGGGACTTGAACTTGagatcatggactaaggctggggAGGGCTTCAGGGCACTTGATCTCAACTGCAATGTCAGAAACTGAGCCACAATGATCAAGGGtggcaggttttcttttcttttctgctcacAGGCCTGGCAATGAAGTGCACATATGTGGATCTTTCCTCCCACTTGTACTGTCTGCAGTTATGAGGTCTTTCAACAGTGGACTCAAAACCCCAGAAAAGAGTCTTCAAAAGGAAAGAGCTACACACTGCACTGACCATAG
Above is a genomic segment from Mus caroli unplaced genomic scaffold, CAROLI_EIJ_v1.1 scaffold_22135_1, whole genome shotgun sequence containing:
- the LOC110288124 gene encoding sperm motility kinase 3A-like → MENFHAQYVMLETLGHGGCAKVNLARHRLTGTHVAVKMFQKRKYWCNLLMSEIQLMMMADHPNIISLLQVIETKKNLYLIMELCEGKTLYQHIRKAGYLQEDEARKLFKQLLSAMNYCHNQGIVHRDLKPDNIMVEEVGKVKIIDFGLGTHVKSGQKLNLYCGTYPFSAPEVLLKRPYDGPKIDVWTLGVVLYFMVTGKIPFNAASKQKLLKRIVARKYSFPSRLSVELCLLKKQILRQCDRPTRAWPVNPSVTPFPSLVDTATFHLRLRRSETKPRCPWSSTNRQVSVCCKSTSRKRDRRVSWPGGLPRPLHTTPTMDHTHTHTRSVPCIYSMFCRIPPKSSDESTEGHTSASAADKPVHSRGWPRGIRGWTRKIGNAMRKLCCCIPSKKTSHVGQNRVSPQK